A genomic segment from Aegilops tauschii subsp. strangulata cultivar AL8/78 chromosome 1, Aet v6.0, whole genome shotgun sequence encodes:
- the LOC120971991 gene encoding MOB kinase activator-like 1A, which produces MQGVQLKKHIDATLGNGNLRDAVRLPPGEDLNEWLAVNTIDFFNQVNILYGTLMEFCTPSTCPTMTAGSKFEYRWADGVQIKKPIEVSAPKYVEYLMDWIEIQLDDESIFPQKLGTPFPQNFRDVVKTIFKRLFRVYAHIYHTHFQKIVSLKEEAHLNTCFKHFTLFTCEFKLIDKAELAPLIDLIESIVTVC; this is translated from the exons ATGCAGGGCGTACAGTTGAAGAAACACATTGATGCGACATTAGGAAATGGTAATTTGAGAGATGCTGTACGGTTGCCTCCTGGAGAGGATCTCAATGAATGGTTGGCTGTTAATA CTATTGATTTCTTCAATCAGGTGAACATACTGTATGGCACACTGATGGAGTTCTGCACGCCTTCCACATGCCCAACGATGACAGCTGGATCGAA GTTTGAGTATAGATGGGCCGACGGAGTGCAGATCAAGAAACCTATCGAGGTTTCGGCCCCAAAATATGTGGAGTATTTGATGGACTGGATTGAGATCCAACTTGATGATGAGTCCATATTCCCTCAAAAACTTG GAACACCTTTCCCACAAAATTTTCGAGATGTTGTGAAGACAATATTCAAGCGTCTTTTCCGTGTTTATGCTCATATTTACCACACTCATTTTCAGAAAATTGTGAGCCTGAAGGAAGAAGCCCATCTTAACACATGCTTCAAGCATTTTACATTGTTCACCTGC GAGTTCAAATTGATCGACAAGGCTGAACTTGCACCACTTATTGATCTTATTGAATCAATCGTGACTGTTTGCTAA